The Solanum lycopersicum chromosome 2, SLM_r2.1 DNA window TATACCAAAATCCTGGAATCACTCGTCTCCTAAAAAAGTGGGATTGATATAATCCCTAGTTTTGAACCAAATGACACCTAAGAAAATTATAGGAGTGATGAAGGAAGGAAAAAGATCGAGCAGGTgcatatttaaattaatgaatgaacCTGTTCCATAGCACTATCAAGAAGACGCAAAATGACTTCTTGCTCCTCTCTGGTAAGACGAGCCCTTAGCCTAGCTAGTATCTTCAGATCACGAAGCCTCAAATGATGCCTAGGGATTCGTGGTTCTCTGCTAGACGAAGCTGGAGATGGAGGCCGCACGACCAGGCTTCTGGAATTCTGCACATCACCTATTTGCAATTGATGAGCATCTGCTAAGTCAGTGTCAGAAGTTGCTGCAGAAAAAATCTGTTTCTCGGGAATTGAAGAGTCAGTGATAGAACCCTGCTGTTGCTGATACTCAGAAAATAGTACAAATACTTTGCTCTGGGGGGTTCCTTTAACCCAGCCATCTCTGAAATGACCCTTTGTATGGCCTGCTATGGCCTGGCTTGAAGGGAAGTTTTTTTTACAATGGATGCATTGGTACATCCACATACCCTGCTGCCCATTTTGTCCCTGTATTGTTGTTACTTCCATGTTAATCGAAGAAGAGGAATACATATAAAGGAGCTCTAAccaagtaatttttaaaaacagaGTTGGCATAAAAAAAGTCATTGCATCTTAAAGATATAACAACAAGGAGTACACAATTGCAACTCCGTTATTTTGgttttatctttttctatttGACCATAAATAATGGAACTCTtaagtttctttttttcaattgattttgtcctaataaataaatagttgaAATATTTGCTTTTAAAAGGCAATGATGACTTGTTCCAACTATTTATGGTCCTTGATCCTTCAGGGGTTCAACACATTAGGTAACTCCATCACTAGGTTAAGAAAGCAGGTAGAGTTAcaaacttaaaaagtatatgtacCAATCAAGGGTTTATAGAATCTTAAGAGTATggtattttccctattttctCTTGGTAGAGAGATATGACCAGTCAGCTTAGAGTTTATGAACCAGGGAACCTTATCACAGAATAGAATTAGGATGTGACATATATTGTTCATTCCTTCCAATGATTCTTCTTACTTGTCATATGTAGGATTTTCATTCCCTAATTACCTTATAAGAGAAGGGATATTATATTCACTGAAACTCTACCCAAGTATTGCATTATTTCCTATTTGTTTCACAATTCACTCTATTCCCTGATGACAATCATACCTGGTTCTGATGAGGCATCACTGATATCTCATTAAatgaagagaagaagacaaCTGTAGTAAATATCTGCAGATTACAGACAAGGGTTAGTGAAGGATAAGAGAAATGTTTATTTGCAATTTTTAAAGCAATGGTAGAATTATTTCAATCTATTTAGATCAAATACTACATGGCTTCAGTTAACAGAATCATCAAACATAAATGATGAGGACAAAACAGAAGgaccaaaataacaaaaagagaggaaaagaaCTGTGGTGAAACTACTCtgctagttaaagagacaacgtTCAAAGATTACTTCCAGAATTATGCATGAAAGAGGAGAAAATGTATTAAATCATGGTTGAGTCAAATAGAAACTTTGTAGGTTccatttattttcctttattttggtATTATCCCTTGAAGTAAATGATATTCCACGTACATGTGTTGCCTTTGGTCCCCAATGGTAACCTACTTCAAGAATGGCTAGTAAAATGATAAGACAGTTACAAGAAATATTCCAGCTATATCACTAATTGTCTCAAATTATTAATAACATCCAAGATGGATAGGAAAATAATGACAGAACTAGGTTCTCAAGGCAGACAAATAAATACTTGTTTAAACAAGAGTCCATGATACTCATGACAAAGGTGACATACTTTTTGTCACGAAGAGACAAGTATCAACTGAAAATAATCTTCTGAACACTATTTTATGAGAAGTATGAGCCAACTGAGTATCCTACAGAAGGAGAAGTGAAACAATGCACAACTATAAAATACTAGCTGTCGATCCAGGATGAAAGCTAAGCATAAATCCTTAATCACTTATAATATCAAGTGATTAATTACACTAAGATGAGCTTTCATGCCAGCGTTTAATATTTCTTTCCAATAATGTAGATTCTATTTTCAGAAGATTTAGCAGTATAACTCATGGCAATTAGAGAACAGATTCCCTTTTAAGGCAATGAGAAGTAAACGGTAACAGAAATTTAAATGATCATTTCCTCTCTTTGATCCAACAAGTGAATTTTGCAAAGAAGGAAAGGTAATCCAATTCCGTAAATAAAACTGAGATCAACAGATTGGAAACAGCTAAAAAAATCATGAACTTCCTTATTTTGTATTTCTAAAAACTCGAACAAAAGTTTGGCAAAAGGAGAAATATACATAGCCTCAAACTTAGATGTATTTTCTGTTAGCTAATTGATGCCACTTGGCCCCTATGTAAATGATGTTGATTCCTTGTTAGAATCCATTATTAAATTCAACATTACTTGTCAAAAACCCGAGCCATACACAATTAGAGAGGAGTAAAGTGAAACACTCCTTTCTAGTGGTGtttgattgaaaatatttttcaggaGAACtgaaaataacaacttttttagaaaaaaaagactaatGCCTTGTAAAATGTACAACTCAGccaaaaatttgttttttactGAGTTTCTATGTAGAATCTCCATTAGCTCTTCTAGTTGTA harbors:
- the LOC101255457 gene encoding uncharacterized protein, translating into MPHQNQGQNGQQGMWMYQCIHCKKNFPSSQAIAGHTKGHFRDGWVKGTPQSKVFVLFSEYQQQQGSITDSSIPEKQIFSAATSDTDLADAHQLQIGDVQNSRSLVVRPPSPASSSREPRIPRHHLRLRDLKILARLRARLTREEQEVILRLLDSAMEQAKQSSKKSTEAEVIPNRNSEAAAVIGTTDTDTDVSSEESDDESKNM